A region of Myxococcus stipitatus DSM 14675 DNA encodes the following proteins:
- a CDS encoding MOSC domain-containing protein gives MARSPRLVGRVVRVLVCTEKKTFVTREVAEVPLTFEGIEGDRHAGHTRPADVRTPWYPKGTPIRNTRQLSLVSSEELAQVAETLGLPELFASWLGANLELVGIPRLTQLPPGSRVFFPGDAVLAVEGENDPCTGPGKVIESHHPGHEKLASRFVKAAFERRGLVAWVDRPGIIRAGDEVQVMLPKPVTYVLPVE, from the coding sequence ATGGCTCGCTCTCCGAGACTGGTCGGCCGCGTGGTCCGCGTCCTGGTGTGCACCGAGAAGAAGACCTTCGTCACCCGCGAGGTGGCCGAGGTGCCGTTGACCTTCGAGGGCATCGAGGGAGACCGTCATGCGGGGCACACGCGACCAGCCGACGTGCGCACGCCCTGGTATCCGAAGGGCACGCCCATCCGGAACACGCGGCAGCTCTCGCTGGTGTCGTCGGAGGAGCTGGCGCAGGTGGCGGAGACGCTGGGACTTCCGGAGCTGTTCGCGTCATGGCTGGGCGCGAACCTGGAGCTCGTCGGCATCCCCCGGCTGACGCAGCTGCCGCCGGGCTCGCGCGTGTTCTTCCCTGGGGACGCGGTGCTGGCGGTGGAAGGGGAGAACGACCCCTGCACCGGGCCGGGGAAGGTCATCGAGTCACATCATCCAGGCCACGAGAAGCTCGCGAGCCGCTTCGTGAAGGCCGCATTCGAGCGTCGCGGCCTGGTGGCCTGGGTGGACCGGCCCGGCATCATCCGCGCGGGCGACGAGGTCCAGGTGATGCTGCCCAAGCCCGTGACCTACGTGCTGCCCGTCGAGTGA
- a CDS encoding MBL fold metallo-hydrolase, translating to MSVELRRNGLHLSGTLLSLDAKRKSPLCFVSHGHSDHIARHERTIATVATLRFMEHRLGPVSAPLAAPFRRPFELGPLVLELLPAGHILGSAQLRVIRADGRRIVYTGDLNVVPSLTAEATEVAECDTLVIESTFGHPRYRFPPRAEVFGQVEAWVRRQWARDAVPVLLGYPLGKSQEAMKYLSSRGFSLVAHSSIHEVVKLYAELGVPIDNVRLFTGKVEPGEVLFFPPHQVRSGALSHLWPRGTAVLTGWALDPGAARRYGADVAFPVSDHADFPSLMAYVKATGASEVVTCHGFAEELAQALRDAGVDARPLGGKPQQLALL from the coding sequence ATGAGCGTGGAGCTGCGGCGAAACGGGTTGCACCTGTCGGGCACCCTCCTGTCCCTGGATGCGAAGCGCAAGTCGCCCCTGTGCTTCGTGAGCCATGGGCACTCGGACCACATCGCGCGGCATGAGCGCACCATCGCCACGGTGGCGACGCTGCGGTTCATGGAGCATCGGCTGGGGCCGGTGAGCGCGCCGCTGGCCGCGCCGTTCCGACGTCCGTTCGAGCTGGGGCCGCTGGTGCTGGAGCTCCTGCCCGCGGGGCACATCCTGGGCAGCGCGCAGCTGCGAGTCATCCGCGCGGATGGGCGGCGCATCGTCTACACGGGCGACTTGAACGTGGTGCCGTCGCTCACGGCCGAGGCGACGGAGGTGGCGGAGTGCGACACGCTGGTCATCGAGTCGACCTTCGGCCATCCGCGCTACCGCTTCCCGCCGCGCGCCGAGGTGTTCGGGCAGGTGGAGGCGTGGGTGCGTCGGCAGTGGGCGCGCGACGCGGTGCCGGTGTTGTTGGGCTACCCCTTGGGCAAGAGCCAGGAGGCGATGAAGTACCTGTCGAGCCGGGGCTTCTCGCTGGTGGCGCACTCGTCCATCCACGAGGTGGTGAAGCTCTACGCGGAGCTGGGGGTGCCCATCGACAACGTGCGCCTCTTCACCGGCAAGGTGGAGCCGGGCGAGGTGCTGTTCTTCCCTCCGCACCAGGTGCGGAGCGGGGCGCTGTCGCACCTGTGGCCGCGAGGCACGGCGGTGCTGACGGGCTGGGCGTTGGACCCGGGGGCCGCGCGCCGGTATGGCGCGGACGTGGCGTTCCCGGTGTCGGACCACGCGGACTTCCCCTCGTTGATGGCCTACGTGAAGGCGACGGGGGCGTCCGAGGTGGTGACGTGTCACGGGTTCGCGGAGGAGCTGGCGCAGGCGCTGCGGGACGCGGGTGTGGATGCGCGGCCGTTGGGGGGCAAGCCGCAGCAGTTGGCGCTGCTGTGA
- a CDS encoding DMT family transporter translates to MSISTPGSMGGASSRLERLKGFQADGALLFITAIWGVTFVVVKDALSFADPFSFVALRFGVGGLALSLVAGRRMFTRTNLRHGALLAVFLFLGFALQTWGLTFTTPSRSAFITGMFVVFVPLLSMLVFRRMPTKAAWTGVLLSVVGLFLLTHPSAGEGGGWLSEGVLLTLACAVAYAAHITLTERYASKDGVLGMVAVQLCGVSLLSAAFLPFTTPRVEWHPTLVTAVLVCGLFPSALAISIQTWAQARTSAVRAAVICALEPVFATLCSVVLGYEVLGAPEMVGGGLIFLGVMVAELGGPAWAWWKSRHEGVRAAG, encoded by the coding sequence ATGAGCATCTCCACTCCAGGCAGCATGGGCGGCGCATCATCCCGTCTGGAGCGGCTCAAGGGCTTCCAGGCGGATGGCGCGCTGCTGTTCATCACCGCCATCTGGGGCGTCACCTTCGTCGTGGTGAAGGACGCGCTGAGCTTCGCGGACCCGTTCAGCTTCGTGGCCCTGCGCTTCGGCGTGGGCGGGCTGGCGCTGAGCCTGGTGGCGGGCCGGCGGATGTTCACTCGGACGAACCTGCGCCATGGCGCGCTGCTGGCCGTCTTCCTGTTCCTGGGCTTCGCGCTCCAGACGTGGGGGCTGACGTTCACCACGCCCTCGCGCTCCGCGTTCATCACCGGGATGTTCGTGGTGTTCGTCCCGCTGCTGTCCATGCTCGTGTTCCGGCGCATGCCCACGAAGGCCGCGTGGACGGGCGTGCTCCTGTCGGTGGTGGGCTTGTTCCTGCTCACGCACCCCTCGGCGGGCGAGGGCGGCGGGTGGCTGTCCGAGGGTGTGCTGCTGACGCTGGCCTGCGCGGTGGCGTACGCCGCGCACATCACCCTCACGGAGCGCTACGCGTCGAAGGACGGCGTGCTGGGGATGGTGGCGGTGCAGTTGTGCGGCGTGTCGTTGCTGTCGGCGGCGTTCCTGCCCTTCACCACGCCGAGGGTGGAGTGGCATCCGACGCTGGTGACGGCGGTGCTGGTGTGCGGCCTGTTCCCGAGCGCGCTGGCCATCAGCATCCAGACGTGGGCGCAGGCGCGGACGTCGGCGGTGCGCGCGGCGGTCATCTGCGCGTTGGAGCCGGTGTTCGCGACGCTGTGCTCGGTGGTGCTCGGTTACGAGGTGCTGGGCGCGCCGGAGATGGTGGGCGGTGGGCTCATCTTCCTCGGGGTGATGGTGGCGGAGCTGGGCGGGCCGGCGTGGGCCTGGTGGAAGTCACGACACGAGGGAGTGCGGGCGGCGGGATGA